ATGACATAGAACGTCTGCTGAATGACAGGGCGGAACCGGAAGAGAAGAAGGCGGAACTGTTTGATGCATATGGCAGAAAAGCAGGAACAAACAGCGAAAATATGCTGTTGTACGAAGTACAGGGCCGTTTTCTGTGGATCTATATAGAGATACTCTGTTCCGGGAGCGGCGCGGTATACGATATATTCCTTGAGAATCCGGGTGATGAATTTATGCAGATGTTTCCGGAGGTATATCGGGAACCGGGCGGATTTTTTCAGCGCTATCTGTCTGTGCTGTCCACCTTATACCGTGATATGCAGCGGAAAATAGACGGAAGCGCCGGTCTGCTGGACGAAGCGTCTGCGGACCGGGACCTTGTCCGTCTCTATATGCGGTGGATGGGGTTCGACGGAGCGCGCCTCGGGCTTACGGAGAAGGAAGAAAGAGCCCTGCTTGGGAACTTGTACTGGCTGAACCGGAGAAAGGGGACAAAGGCGGCAATACTGAAGCTGTGCGCTATATTTATGGAAGAAGAGCCGATGATACTGCTTATGGAGGACAGAGAACTGTATCTTGCATTCAGAGAGGCAGTGCCGGAAAAAGCGAAAAAACTGTCAAATATACTAAGGTGGTTTCTCCCGGCCGGCATCCGCGTCCGTATCATATGCGGCCAGGAGCCGGCCCGCTGCGGCGGGCACTTCTTCCTGGATATCAACAGCAGCATAGACACCCTCCCCGCCGGCGCACTGGACACTGCCCGGCAGTGCGGCCGCAGCATCATAATATAGCCCCAGCCGCTTCCTGCCGCCCAGACAGGGGAGCTGCCCCCGCACCTGCCACACCTGCCGCCCAGTCGGTAGGGTCTGCCTTTGCACCCACCACACCTGCCGCCCAGCCAAGGGGTCTGACCCCACATCCACAACCAACCCCATCCACATACTACAAGGGGTCTGACCCCACCCACCCGGCCACCTAAATCCTCACATACGAAAGGAATCCCCCTCAATATGACATACACAGCAATCGCAAAAGTCAGCGAGACTATAATGAATAACTTAAAGGAGCAGCTCGTCCCGGAGCTCGTCCGCTTCCCAGGGCAGATCGCGCTGTGCGCCCCGAACGAGAGGGAAAATGCCAGCCTCGGCATTTTTCTCTACGATATACAGGAGAGCGAATACCTCCGCCCGCAGACGATGATGAACGTCTCTGAAAGGCAGCAGAAATATCCGCCTATATACATCACGCTATTTTATATGATCACGGCGTATTCAGAAGGAGATGTCCGGTTCCGGTCCGTACAGGAAGAACGGATCCTCGGCAGAGTGATACAATATTTTCACGACTGTCCGTTCGTGCTTCCGCAGGAGAGCCAGACACGGATCGAGCTTCAGCGGATTTCCACGGAAGATAAGCTCAAGCTCTGGTCTTTTCCGGACGAGCCGTACAGGCTTTCGCTATATTACAAAGTGTCTCCCGTCCCGATCGAGTCCGCGGTGACAAAAGATGTGGTCAGGGTCAGGGAGCGCAAGGTAAACATGGAACGGATGGAGCGGCAGGATAACAACGGGAGATAGAAGAAAAATGGAAGATACAAGGTATGTGATCGAAGAAAAGCTGAAATATATACTCTGGACAGCAGAGACAAAGGAAAGCGCGCGTCCGGATGAGCCGGCCGTCTATCAGGAACAGGAAGACCAGATCTTCCGCCTGGAAGAACTGCGCACGGCCGGATCGCCAAGAATCGTGACAGTCCGGGGAAAGCAGGGCTGCGGCCGCAGGACACTCATTAGAAAGGTGGCGTCGCGCAGAAGGACGCAGCTTGTTTTTGCAGATATAGAGGCGTTATATCAGTGCTGTCTGGAGAACGGGAGTGCTGTATTTGATGTTCTCTCCGGTTTGATCGGGGGGATGAAAGCTATGTTCTGTCTCATCGCCGGCAGAGAGGAAAGTGATGAGGAACGGTGGAGTGAGCTTCTGTACGGTCTCGTCAGAGAAGGAATATCATGTTATGTACTGACGGACCGGGATATTGCATTGCCCCGGGAGGGGCGCTATGAGCAGGCTGAAATAAGGCTTCTGCCACCGGACATCTCCCAGAGAGTGATGCTGTGGAATTATTTTCTCGGCAGATCCAGGGTGTCCGGGGAGGTAAATGCGGCGTTTCTGGCCGGAAGATATACATTGAACGCAGGCGCCGTCGAACGGGTCGTACAGTCGGCAGGGCTATACCGGGACGCAGAAGGACGGGCGCTCACCGCGGAAAAGGACATCATAAAAGCGGTGGAAATGTACCAGAATGACAATTTCAGTGAGTTTGCCGTCCGGGTTCCGTCGGCGTTTACGTGGGAAGACCTTATTGTATCTGAGGAAACGCAGATGCGTCTTGCAGAGCTGTGCGGGCAGGTTAAATACAGAAGTCTCGTAGGCAGCCAGTGGGGATTTTACGATGGAAAACCGTATGGCAGAGGCGTCAGCGCCCTGTTTTTCGGACCATCGGGCACGGGTAAGACGATGGCAGCGCAGATCGTCGCCGGAGAACTCGGACTTGCGCTGTACCGGGTGGATATGTCACAGATGATGAGCAAATATATCGGAGAGACGCAGAAAAATATAAGCAGTCTGTTTGACCGGGCAAAGGAAATGAATATTGTGCTGCTCTTTGACGAGGCGGACGCTTTTTTTACAAAGCGGACCGGTGTGAAAGACTCCCATGACAGACATTCCAACGGGGAAGTGGCCCATCTGCTTCAGCGGATGGAAGAGTACGAAGGCATCTCCATACTGACGACAAATTTAAAGGACAATATGGACGAGGCCTTCAGACGGAGGATCAAGATGATGATAGAGTTCCAGCTGCCCGATGAAGCCGCGCGACGCAAATTGTGGGAGAAGGCGCTGCCGCCGAAGGCTCCTGTGGAGGCGGATGTGGACCTGGACTTCTATGCCAGGCAGTTCGAGCTCTCGGGAAGCGAGATCAAGGAGACGATGCTTAATGCCGCGTTTCTGGCCGCGCCGGAAGGCGGCAAGATAGCGGACCGGCATGTGAAGGCAGCGGTAAAGCAATGCTACCTCAAGTATGGGAAACTGATGCTTCCGGAGGAATTGGAAGGAAAGCTGTAGAAAGGAGGGGATACCATGGCGCAGGCTACTGTTGACGGCGCGGTGCTCACGTGCAGTTTCGGCACCGTGCCGTGCACGCTTCGTGTGACTTCGCAGCAGTCCTGTCTTGCGTGCGGCAGACCGGCGGCAACGATACAGGACATGGCGGGCAAAACGAATATATCCGGGTTTGGCATGTGTACCTCACTTGCAAATCCCCAGGTGGCGGCAGCCACAGCGGCCGCTCTCGGCGTTCTGACGCCGCAGCCGTGCAACTGTATGACAGCGGCGCCGTGGATAAATCCGGGAAAAGCACCGCTCGTAAAGAAGGTTCCGGGCCTTCGCAGTGACGCAAAGCTCATGTGCTTGAACGGGATGGGAGTGATCTCGATTACAGCGCCCGGGCAGTTTAAGGTGAATGTGTAGGTTACGCCGGCTCAGGACGGCAGAAAGGAAGTGTCGTATGTACGAGTACGAAGAAAAAAGAAAAACGCCTGTCAACAGAACCGGGATCCCGGACCACGTGAAAGCAAAGTTTGAGAACCGTTCCGGGTATTCCTTTGACGACGTTAAAGTACATTACAATTCCGAGCGGCCTGCACAGTTTCAGGCGCTCGCGTATACGCAGGGACAGAATGTGTACATAGGACCCGGACAGGAGCGGCATCTCGGGCATGAGCTGGGACATGTCGTGCAGCAGATGGAAGGCAGAGTCAGGCCTACGATGCAGGTGAACGGGGAGGCGGTGAACGATGACCCGGGACTTGAGCGGGAGGCGGACGGCTGGTAGAAGCGGGAGGGGATCAGATAGGTATACGTATGGGAGGCAGGCAGATGAAGAAAAAAATAGACGATTGGCTTGCATCTGTCTGCTGGACAAAAAGTAATCTGTTTTTCGGTCCGATAAAAAGAACCGATGACCCGGCCAAGGTACATCCGGGTGTGCCGCAGTTTGACGCTCATATGAAGAAAGGCAGACGAATGAGTATCCGCAGCGCTCATATAAAGTCGGCAGTATTTGACCAGGGGGGATTCAGAAGTGCCGTTTCTTCTGTGCCGGATTATACAGCAGAAGATATTACTGACGAAGAACTTAAAACGGTACTGCCCGGCGAAACGGTACCGGCGGGAACTGTCAGAGCAGATCTGCTGGGAAAGATAGATACTGTGGCTGATTATGTGGACGATGAATGGATTCCGTATCCGGCGCCGGCAGGAGGCTCGGCCGAACCTGATAGCGTTGCAAAAATCCTGGCGGGAGGGGATTATTTAAGAAGAGAAGAATGTACATTTACCTTTGCAATCAAGGATAACAGTAATGCAGTGATAACAAGGCGTGGAAAATATGATGGAGACAGGTTATATATAGAGGTTACAGCAGCTTCCATTATGGACTCTGTTGCGGTTCAATACAGACAGAGCAATTTTGCGGGAAAAAATCCGGAGGATAAGGTTGTTGCATTTCTTCTGGTGGGGGACGCACCGGTCAATGATGACGATGCAAGCAGCTGGAGGGCAGAGATTCCAATGCCGGCAGACTGTACCGTGGGGAATGCGGTGTTGATCTTCCGCAAGCTGGCGGGAAATGAGATACGCAAGGAGTTTAAGAACTTGTTTTTTAAGAGGGAAGCGCAGTAGTTCAGCATATGCGGCACACTGGTATTGCGGGAACCGCAAAAACATTTTATAATATGTAATCATAAACAAAAGATAAGACAGGAGGACGCCATGAGTAACCGGCTGACAGGATGGCTGAAGCACGGGCCTGATCTCAGGGATGCATACTTCATCTTTGCAGATGACGTCTTTACAGGCCACATGACCTACGGACAATTTACAACCCTTTTAAAATTTTATTTGTTGATCTATCGGAGGATTTTGATCGCAGATTCCTTTTTGGTCAACAATGCCCATCTGCACAGGTTCCTGCTGGAGGAAGGCCGGGAACTGCTTGAGAAAGGTCTCATTGTATTTGTTTTACGCTCGGATAAATCAAAAGTGAGCGATCTGCTGAATGATTTTAAAAAGAGCAAAACATTGAATGACGGACTTGAGACAGACAAAGTGAAGCGCATTTTAGACCATTATGATTTCAGGAAGACGATCAAGTGGGATAAAGAGAGGATATCGCAGAATTTTAATGATAAAATCTGCGCATCTTTGAACATGCTTCCTATTTCAGGTGAAGATGCACAGAAATTTGCAGAAGAGCTGGACGCTAAAAAAGCAAAGGGCTTGCTGACAAGACAGTTTGTCTATGATTATCTGGATAAACAATACGTTCCGTCTGATCCGGTGAGGCAGGTGATAAAGAAGTATACAGATATCATATACAGCTTTAACATTCCGAATGCGCTCCATGTTGCCTCTGCATACCCGGAGCGGCTGCTTTCAAATGAACTGCTCAGCCCGGAGAAGGTATTTTTCCAGCTTACAGATGAGAAAGATATAGAGGCACGTCTGCTGCATGAAATCAGTTACCAGTCGGAGGATCTGATATCTGAGGATACGATATCATGCGACCATCCGCTCATGTTCTATACAGCGGTGCTGAGCCGTCTCGGCGCCGGGGAGATCCTGGCGTTGAGGGAGATTGACAGTTTTGCAAAATACCTGGACGCGTTAAGGAGGAATGACTCTGAGGAGATGAAGTGGTATTTTTATAACTACTGCCAGGAGAGCAATAAGCTGGCAGCGGCGATGATCTCGAAGGATTATCATGATCTGAAGAAGAAGGGACACAAACTTTCTATCCGCTCGAAAGTTGAAAACACAGCAAAAGGGATCATCAGCTTCGGGCTTAATTTCGTCCCGTCACCTCACGAACTGCTCACGCCGCTGGCGGATACGTTCATAACAGGGGGAATCTCTCTCATCAGCCAGAAGGCGTCCCATGCACTGGAGAAAGAATATAACATCGGTCTGATCAACGCTTCGCGTGAGGCGCAAAAGCTGGCGGATCAGGACAAACATACGATACTAAATGAGACGGAAGATGTTTTTCAGATAAATAAGATCAGGGAGAATAGAAATGAAAGAAGTGTATAATAACGGATTCTATCAGGTGTTTGACGAGAAGGGTAGGATCAGAATAGAATCCGTAAACGGCGGTACGGTCGTCGTGCCTGTCACCGCCGAAGGCAAATATATCGTTCTGAAAATATACCGTCCCAATCTGCAGAAAATAATGCTGGAATTTCCGCGGGGATTTTTAGAGCCGGGCGAGGAGCCGGAGGCGGGTGCCAGGAGGGAGCTTATGGAAGAGATCGCCGGAACAGGGGATGAGTTCATTTCACTTGGCACAGCGACTTTGGACAGCGGTATCTCAGGTACGGCCAATCATTTTTTTCTCTGCAGGAATGCGTCGTGTGATGTTACAAGGCTGCAGGAGGAAGAGGGGATAAAGGAACTGCTTTTTCTGGGGGAGGAGGAGATGAAAGCCTATATCCGCGGAGGGGAGATCATGGATTCTTTTACTATCGTCGGTTTTGCAAAAGCGCTGGTCTTTACGGAGGATCAGTTACAATATTAAATAAGATAACGGGGATGAAAGAAAGACTTTGAGGAAACAAAACGGACTTGATCTATGTCGATTATTGTAGAATATTATAGTGTGAAATATCTGATTATATGATACAATATAGTTAAATTATGAAATATAAAAGGAGGATAGTTAAAAAAAACACAAAATGAGGAGGGAAAAATATGGCATTGATCAAGTGTCCGGAATGCGGAAGAGAAGTCAGTGATATGTCCGGTAGGTGTCCGGGCTGCGGTTATCCGATCCAGGAGGAAGGGACAAAAGAGAGTAGTGGTACAGAACAAAAGACCAATGGCAGCGATGAGAAAAAAGGTAAACGTGGTAGTAAAACAAAGAAGATAATAGCGGCCCTTATAGGAGCTTCGGTTGTTATAGCAATTATCGCGGGTATTGGTATTTCGAGTAAAAATGCTAAAATACGCGAACAACAAAAGGCAGAACAGAAAGAGATAATAACTTATAATGAATACGTTGATAAGCTTAATTCGCTTTATTCACAAGCTTTTAACGGTGCTTCAAACGCAGAAGCAATATGCGTATTAACTGGTAAAGTTTGGACAAATTCTATCTATGGTAAAAGTGATGAGGAAACGGATAAGTATACAGCAGGGGCCATTGACTTTAATGCTGCGATCCAGAATATATATAATGATGAGGAGATCAAGAAAAAATTAGACAATGTACGTGATATTCAGGAAAAATGCAGTAATTATATCCAGGCTCTTCAATCCTGTCCGGATGAACTGGGCAAGTGCTATGACGCGGCAGTACAGTTAAATACTGCATATACTGCATTTGCAGAGCTGGCTTTATCTCCAAGTGGAAATCTTACATCTTACAGAGATTCTGAGAGTAAAAAGGCAGAGGAATTGTTAAACGCATACAATACATTAGGCGCGATGATTCCGGCTAAAAAAGAGGTGCCTTTATATGATGATAAAGGGGATAAAATAAAAGATGAATTTGCGTTTGAAATATACTTGAATCAAAAGCCTGACAAATTGCCGGACACGGTTGATGATACGATGGCGAAGATTGGTTTGAATTCTTATAAAGACAGTGCCGTAGTGTGCGGGGAGGAAGGAACCATCAACTATACGATATTATCCGGCACGGTCTGTAATATCTGCTGGACTGTCGAAACACCTGGGGATACAACACCGGACAAGCTGTTAGAAAAACTAAGAGAAAGATATGGTAAGGAAAATACTAAAAAAGATAACACATACTTATGGAACAATGATAAAAATAAAGACAGCGTTACTTTAAAGGTCGAGAGTGATAAAGTAAGCATATCCTGGCTCAATATAAAAGACCAATTGTAATCTACATTTTTGTTTGTCGTAAGCGGGAGTGCTCTTTTGCATATTATGTTTTTTAATGAAACAAATATAGCATTAAGAGCTTCTTCCGTTATTTAATATAAAATATGGCATAAAGATATAAATTGGAATGAGTTATAGTATGAAGAAATGAGGAGGATAAACAATGTGGTGTACAAATTGCGGATATAAATTAGAAGAAAACGCAGAGGTGTGCAGTGTTTGCGGTACAAAGGTACGGAAACCGGGAGAAATTCCGGAAGGGGCAATTATGCAGGAGCAGCAAGCAGCGCCGGTTCAGGAAGAAAGTCAGGTTCCGGAAGAGAGCCAAGAGCAGGGAGAGAGTCAGGAGCAGGGCCGGGAATATTCTGAAGAAATGGAGCGCAGACAACAGGGCGGCGGGGAAAAGAATGCAAAAGACTGGAGAGGAATCTTAAAGAGACGCTGGGCAGAAATAGCGCTGGCACTGGCAGTGTTGATGATCATCGCATACATAGGCAGGGATAAGGAGTTAGAAGGAAGAATTGCGGAATATGAGGAAGAGATCCAGGAGTTGCTCGAAGAAAATGAAGGACTGGAGGATCGGGTAAGCGAGTTGTCAGATGAGGTTTACGAATTAGAAAATGGCGCTGGAGTTCAGCTGGTAGAAATCAGAAATGCATTTGATGATCAAAAGTGGAGGGATGTGATCGAACTGGCGGAGGATTTGCATGATAATTATAATGGGTCAGAAGAAGATAAAGAAGCACAGGAGCTTGCAAAGCAAAGTCAGGCAAAAATAGATGAAGCGGAGGCGGCGGAGGAAGCTAAAAAGGCTCAGGGGTATGAAACAGGGATTACATATGATCAGCTTTCCAGAACACCTGATGATTTCAAGAGGGAACTCGTTAAATACAGCGGCAAGGTTGTTCAGGTAATGGAAGGAGACTATGCGATCAGTATAAGACTTGCTATAAATGACAATTCTGAAACCATCATATATGGTTATTATCAATCGGAAATTGTATCAAAAAGGATTTTGGAAGGCGACCATATAACTGTATACGGCCGTTTTCAAGGAATAGAAACCTATGAGTCAATAACTGGAAAACCGATAAGTTTACCAAAAATTTCTATCGATAAAATTGATCAGTAGATAAATTAGATGTAAGGTTATGAGTTTTCCTTGAATTATCTGTCAAATAATGTTATATTTAATCTGTATCAGTATCTACAAATCTAATTAATAAGGGTTATAAGGAGGGAGAATATTGACGAAAAAACGAAAGTTGCTGATACTTTCGCTTTTCCTGTGCTTGAGTACATCACTTGTGTTCGGCACGGAAAGCAATGCAGAAGGAACGTCAGGGGAGCAGGCGTCTGCAGTATCGGGAATGAAAGATGAGAACGCACAGCGTCTCAAAACTGTTACCGGAATGGATGAAAACGGTAACGTTTATGAAGTGGACGATTCAAACGGAACATTTGAGAATGGCGGGAATGCACAGTATTTCAGGTCAGCGTCCAACGAACTTGTCGTTAACTTTAATACGAAGGGAAATGCAGTCACGAATTATACGGAGGCAGCATCCGGCAGCGCCGGCTATACGAACGGTGCTTATGGGGCTGACGGGGCATATCTCGGCATGGAGAACGGCAAGGTGAAATTTATGATGTCAGGTGTCATAGGGCTTGTCTCTGCCAGCGACGTACAGGTGGTGAAGCTTTCTGATACAGCGGTCGTCAGCGGTTATTACATATCCGGCGGAAGATTGATCCACGGAATCGTGGGTGATATGACGACACCGGGATATGCGTCGAAGCTGGACAACGGGGCGGCACCATCGTATCTAAAAAGCGGTACTACATATTACAGCTATGACGGACATTATTTTTACACGAATTATGGAACGATGATTACGGATTATCAGAATAATACGCGCTCCCATTCCGTAAATGCAAACGATCCATATTATAATTATTTCCAGTACCTGCCGCTCAGAAGCAAGACAGAGTACAGCGCAGCACAGCTTAGCAGCGTCATCAACGGCAGGCTCACTTCTTCATCATCCAAGATGAAGAATACTGGAACGCAGTTTGTGAATCAGCAGAATACATACGGTATAAATGCACTCGTTATGACCGGTATCGCGGCCAATGAAAGCGGCTGGGGGACAAGCTCGATCAGTCAGAGCAACAATAACTTGTTCGGGTTGAATGCGGTTGACAGCTCGCCCGGTACCAGCGCAAATAAATATTCCAGCGTGGATGAGTGCATCCGTCAGTTTGCCAACGGCTGGATGTCCAGGGGGTACGTGTATCCGAAGGACTCCAGGTACAGAGGCGGATTTCTTGGGAACAAGGCCAGCGGCCTGAATGTAAAGTATGCGTCAGATCCGTTCTGGGGCGAGAAGGCGGCAGGTGTCATGTATTCGCTGGATATATCCGGCGGAAGTAAGGATTCCGGCAGATATACGATAGGGATTAAGGATATATTATACAAAAGCGGCAGCAACCTGAATGTGAGAAACTCGAACAGTACCTCTTCAACTGTCCTGTATAATACAGGGATTCATTCCAATTATGCAGTGTTACTGAAGGAATCACAGGCGTCGGGTTCTTTTTACAAGATACAAAGTGATGCTGTGCTGAACTCAGGTAGAACTGCTGTGAGTGCAGGAGTCGGTGAATATAATTTTGACAATATGTATGCATTTGTATCGTCTGATTATATTACAGTCGTGAACAAGGGCAGTGATATGGCGGCGCCGAAGAAGCTGGAATCCATCAGCATAAGTACACCGCCTTCAAGGACCGTATATACGGAGGGAGACGAGTTCGACGTTTCTGGTATTACAGTTAAAGCAAAATGGAGTGACAATACGGAGTCTGATGTGACGAATAATGTAACATATAATGCAGGTGCGCTTACGAAAGATATGACGAGCGTAACAATCCAATATACTGCAGACGGAGTTACAAAGACAGCAACACAGAACATTACTGTTAAAGAAAAGATCACAGTAACTACAGTAAGTATAAATCCATTATCGATTGATCTGAAGACAGGAATGTCCAGAACGTTCGGTGTAGCTGTTGCAGGTACAGGGAGTCCGGCACAGACTGTTACCTGGAGTGTCGAAGGTGCAAAAAATACTGATACGAAGATTGATAGTACTGGAAAGCTCCAGGTTAGTAATGAGGAGACAGCTGATATTTTAACTATAAAGGCAGTATCTACTGTAGATACATCGAAATCTGCTACCGCCACTGTAAATGTGATTAAAGAAATTGTAACAAATCCAGATAATGCGGATACAGGAGTAACTGATGAAGAGGAACTCGAAACAGATAAACCTGAGGTGAATAACCCGGACATGGATGTTACGGAAGAAGGGCAAGATAAAGATTCTTCACAAAATCAGGATAATGGTTTTGAAGGTAGTACAGATAAGATAGTAGAGGTGAAAGATAACACAAGCGGCATTGTAGTTAGTGGGGCACTGCCTGAGGATGCGAAACTTAGGGTAGATATTATTGGTAAAGAGGCTGAGAATTATGCTGAACTAACAAAACTGGTGAATACAAATACTATTCTTGGGGCTTTTGACATCAGTCTTGACAGAGAGCTAATAGATGGCCAAATAGTTCAACTCAGTTTTACTGTCAATGCATCCTATAATGGAAGAGATGTAGTCGTACTCCATTATAAAGAATCAAATGGGAATACCTTTGTTGAAACATATAAGGCAACTGTGAAAGATAATGTAGTTACGATCGAAGTGAGCAGTTTCTCACCATATGTGATTGCGCTTGATGATGCTGGGGCAAATGTAGCGGATAAAGAGAACGAATCAGACAAGTCAGAAGGCATTACGGAAGATGAATTGACTACATCACAAAATAGCGGCAGTGGGCTGTCAGGCGGAAGTAATAATCTGCAGGGAAGTAATAATCTGCAGGGAAGTAATAATCTGCCTACGGTTCCGTCCGGTGCACCAGTTGGAAGCACAGAGGGAACTCCATACACGGCACAGAATAAAAACGGGAATCAAACATCTGGAGATAATTTAAGAGTCGATAAAAAATCAGTTTCGGAGGAAACAAATGATAAGACTGCACCGTCATCTGGAAAGATAAAAATATCAGATAAGAACAGCCAGAATAAAGTGCCAGAAACAGGGGATGAATCTCAGGTTGTAATGTGGCTGTTATTGTTGATCTTCTCATTTGGATTTGGTGTCTATAATATGAGATTAAGTAGGATCAAAAAGTGATTTTGTAGGGGCTATTGTGAAAGTAGGTTAAACTTACTGAAGCAATAGCTTCTTTTTTGTGTTTTTAATACGATAAATATCTATATTATTTCATTCAAAATAATAACAGTTTGACATTAAATTGTGCGGTATACCCTTTTTAGGGGTTATTAATATAAGCAATATCAGTTGCTATAGAAATGGGATTAGTTTATAATAGAAAAGAATAACTAAAGTTATAGGTTATAAATACATCAGGAAAGTAGAATTATGGAATATAGGGAACAGTTGAAAATAATAAAGTCTCATAGATGTAATGGAGAAAGTGGAAGAAAAGGGAAGTATCATAATAAGAAAAAGGGGAAGAAAGCGGGAGTGGTATTTAGGATTGTTTGGTATATACAAGCGGGTGCTTCTGTTTTTTTTCTTGTAGCAATGTTGATTTTAGGTATTATTCCTTTGAAATATATGTTTCTTTTAATGGTCATCTTACTTCTTTTGTTGCTATTAACACTTGTTATGCAAAAAAAAGCTTACAGAAGACGTAAAAAAAGAGGAGCAGGCAAAAGTATATGTATTCTGACCAGTGTATTGCATATTTTTGTGGGGGTCTATGTGTTAAAAGCCAATTTGGCTCTGGATAAAATTGCCATAGGTGAAGAGAGTGGAAACTATACAGAGGAGCATAGTATAGATGTAACAGAAAAGGTTTTTAGTGTGTATATAAGTGGAATAGATGTATATGGGGAAATTTCGCAAAACAGCCGCAGTGATGTTAATTTGATTGCAACAGTAAATCCAAAGTCACATAAAGTGCTGTTAACGACTACTCCTAGAGATTACTATGTTACAATTCCTGGTGTTTCGGGGGAAAATCGGGACAAACTTACACATGCAGGAATATATGGAATAGATACTTCTATAGCTACATTGGAAAATCTTTATGATACTGTAATTCCATTTTATATAAGGGTAAATTTTACATCTGTAGAAGAGATAGTTGATGTTATCGGAGGTGTAGATGTAGAATCAAAGCTGGCATTTACGACAAGTAAAGACTCTGGCTTGGTTATGGATGTGAAAAAAGGCGAAAATCATTTTAATGGAAAAGAGGCACTGGCTTTTGCAAGGGAGAGGCAGAATCTTGCTTCAGGGGATAATCAAAGAGGAAAGAATCAACAGGCACTTTTAACAGGTCTGATAAAGAAAGCAATGTCACCAATGATTTTATTTAGGGCAAATAGCATGATTAACAGTGTATCAGGAAATACAGAAACAAATATGTCTGAGAAACAGATAAAATCTTTAATTAAAATGCAGTTGAATGACGGAAAAGGGTGGGATGTAGAGTCCGTCGCAGCAATAGGTGATGATTCGGGGAAACAGTGGTGTTATTCATACAGTGATGGGCCGTTGTATGTAACGATTCCGGATGAGAAAAGTGTAAAACAAATTAAAGAAAAATTACGTATGTTGGAGTGAATTTAAATCAATTTAGAACTGACTGAGGTGAAGGTAAAAGGAGATTTATATAATGGGAAAAGCTACATTGGTAATCATGGCGGCCGGTATAGGAAGCCGTTTTGGAGATGGTATAAAACAATTAGAATCAGTGGGACCTAATGGGGAAATAATTATGGATTATTCGATTTATGACGCATTACAGGCCGGCTTTGATAAAGTTGTATTCATCATCCGAAGTGATATTGAGCAGGATTTTAAAGAAATAATTGGAAAACGTATTGAGAAAAAAGT
This is a stretch of genomic DNA from [Clostridium] hylemonae DSM 15053. It encodes these proteins:
- a CDS encoding NUDIX hydrolase, whose amino-acid sequence is MKEVYNNGFYQVFDEKGRIRIESVNGGTVVVPVTAEGKYIVLKIYRPNLQKIMLEFPRGFLEPGEEPEAGARRELMEEIAGTGDEFISLGTATLDSGISGTANHFFLCRNASCDVTRLQEEEGIKELLFLGEEEMKAYIRGGEIMDSFTIVGFAKALVFTEDQLQY
- a CDS encoding DUF4280 domain-containing protein, which gives rise to MAQATVDGAVLTCSFGTVPCTLRVTSQQSCLACGRPAATIQDMAGKTNISGFGMCTSLANPQVAAATAAALGVLTPQPCNCMTAAPWINPGKAPLVKKVPGLRSDAKLMCLNGMGVISITAPGQFKVNV
- a CDS encoding DUF4157 domain-containing protein, whose protein sequence is MYEYEEKRKTPVNRTGIPDHVKAKFENRSGYSFDDVKVHYNSERPAQFQALAYTQGQNVYIGPGQERHLGHELGHVVQQMEGRVRPTMQVNGEAVNDDPGLEREADGW
- a CDS encoding zinc ribbon domain-containing protein; this encodes MALIKCPECGREVSDMSGRCPGCGYPIQEEGTKESSGTEQKTNGSDEKKGKRGSKTKKIIAALIGASVVIAIIAGIGISSKNAKIREQQKAEQKEIITYNEYVDKLNSLYSQAFNGASNAEAICVLTGKVWTNSIYGKSDEETDKYTAGAIDFNAAIQNIYNDEEIKKKLDNVRDIQEKCSNYIQALQSCPDELGKCYDAAVQLNTAYTAFAELALSPSGNLTSYRDSESKKAEELLNAYNTLGAMIPAKKEVPLYDDKGDKIKDEFAFEIYLNQKPDKLPDTVDDTMAKIGLNSYKDSAVVCGEEGTINYTILSGTVCNICWTVETPGDTTPDKLLEKLRERYGKENTKKDNTYLWNNDKNKDSVTLKVESDKVSISWLNIKDQL
- a CDS encoding DUF4255 domain-containing protein, with amino-acid sequence MTYTAIAKVSETIMNNLKEQLVPELVRFPGQIALCAPNERENASLGIFLYDIQESEYLRPQTMMNVSERQQKYPPIYITLFYMITAYSEGDVRFRSVQEERILGRVIQYFHDCPFVLPQESQTRIELQRISTEDKLKLWSFPDEPYRLSLYYKVSPVPIESAVTKDVVRVRERKVNMERMERQDNNGR
- a CDS encoding ATP-binding protein; translated protein: MEDTRYVIEEKLKYILWTAETKESARPDEPAVYQEQEDQIFRLEELRTAGSPRIVTVRGKQGCGRRTLIRKVASRRRTQLVFADIEALYQCCLENGSAVFDVLSGLIGGMKAMFCLIAGREESDEERWSELLYGLVREGISCYVLTDRDIALPREGRYEQAEIRLLPPDISQRVMLWNYFLGRSRVSGEVNAAFLAGRYTLNAGAVERVVQSAGLYRDAEGRALTAEKDIIKAVEMYQNDNFSEFAVRVPSAFTWEDLIVSEETQMRLAELCGQVKYRSLVGSQWGFYDGKPYGRGVSALFFGPSGTGKTMAAQIVAGELGLALYRVDMSQMMSKYIGETQKNISSLFDRAKEMNIVLLFDEADAFFTKRTGVKDSHDRHSNGEVAHLLQRMEEYEGISILTTNLKDNMDEAFRRRIKMMIEFQLPDEAARRKLWEKALPPKAPVEADVDLDFYARQFELSGSEIKETMLNAAFLAAPEGGKIADRHVKAAVKQCYLKYGKLMLPEELEGKL
- a CDS encoding zinc ribbon domain-containing protein, with product MWCTNCGYKLEENAEVCSVCGTKVRKPGEIPEGAIMQEQQAAPVQEESQVPEESQEQGESQEQGREYSEEMERRQQGGGEKNAKDWRGILKRRWAEIALALAVLMIIAYIGRDKELEGRIAEYEEEIQELLEENEGLEDRVSELSDEVYELENGAGVQLVEIRNAFDDQKWRDVIELAEDLHDNYNGSEEDKEAQELAKQSQAKIDEAEAAEEAKKAQGYETGITYDQLSRTPDDFKRELVKYSGKVVQVMEGDYAISIRLAINDNSETIIYGYYQSEIVSKRILEGDHITVYGRFQGIETYESITGKPISLPKISIDKIDQ